AAAATATCGGCTATGCTGGACAAAGTAAAGCATGAGATTCATCAAGCACCCGAACGGACGAAAGCCTCGATGAATAATTTTCTCTACACCGTTGGTATTTCTTACAAACCCTTGAGCGAAAAAGCGGCCGAAACCGCCAAAGCTGTCGGCAAAGTTGAGCTCAAACGGGAAAACAAGAAACCCACTCAACTCTATGCCTACGACAGCATCCAGCAAGGCTTGGAAAAAGGGCGCCTTGGATTCAAACGCAAATTTGTCAGATGTTAATAGGAGGAAGAAAAAGTGCCGCCATTAAAGGGTTGGCGCTTTTTTTATAGAATAAGTACTAGTTGTTTCGAAGCCGCTTAAGGAGATGAGAATATGTTTAGAGGAATCAGTTTTGAATTGCCAAACGATTATGGAAGTTTTTTGAAAGACATTCTTCAGCCAGTAAACGTTCAATCCTTTAATTGGCACATAGATAACATAGAAACCTACACAGCCAGCAATGACAGAGCGAATGGGGAGTTGTTCCCGCAAAATGGAACGATCCTGGAAGGTTTCAAGTTAAAGGAAGCAATCGAAACAGAAAAGGTTTATGTGATTTTTGCGGAACTTCGCGCTTTTCAAGGAGCTGTCACTTCACATCCTCAGACCTACGAAGAGTTCGCCGCAAGCGACTGCCAGTTGGTCCTGCTAATTGCTGATACGATCTATACGACAATCTATTGCAAAGATCAAACGATGCTCCTTGCGCTCTATGAGAACGGACGCAGCTTTGGTTTTCGCAATTTGGCATATATAAATGAACAAAACGATTCGCGTACTAGGCTTTCGGTGTGGTAAACAAGAAGGGTGCCCGTGGCTGAGCGAATTAAAGAACATGAATAGCAGGTAAGGAACGAACTATAAAAAATCCATCATTCTAAAAGGAGAACGATTATGCACGCATTAGTAATTGGCGCAACAGGAGCAACGGGAAAAGACCTCGTCGAGCAATTGATGAAAGACGATTCATTTGAAAAAGTCGACGTCTTCGCAAGGCGTCCTTTGGATATACAACACGACAAATTAACGGTTCGAGTCATCGATTTTGACCAGCCGGAAGAATGGCGAAACTTGGTGACAGGCGATGTTCTTTTTTCCTCTTTAGGCACCACGATCAAAGCAGCAGGAAGCAAAGAGGCGCAGTGGAAAGTCGATTACGGCTACCAATATGAGTTTGCTAAAGCGGCAAAAGAAAACGGGGTTGAACGTTTTGTATTGGTGTCAGCTGAGTTCGCTAATCCAAAAGCTCGTAGCTTTTATTCAAAGATGAAAGGTCAATTAGAGGAAGCGGTCAAAGAACTAGGGTTTCCCAAATTAAGCATCCTTAAGCCGCCCATCTTAAAGCGGAAAGGCAGTGACCGCACATTGGAAGTATTGGGACTGAAGATTATTCAATTAGTGAATAAGGCAGGGCTGCTTCGCTCGCAACAGCCACTTCCCACTGAAGTGCTCGCACAGGCTATGATCAATTCAGCCAAACAAATTACAAGCAATAGAGAATTTTTGATAGGGAAAGCCATCCGCAATCGCGCTGAATTTTATGAATAAAAATTATTCATAGTCAACACTCTCGATAATTCTTGAAAAAGAGTAGATTAATAGTTTTTTTGAATAAGGGAGGTTCACCTTTGAAAAAGACTCTAGTTTCGCTTTTCGCATCCGCATTCATTCTAACTTTGACTTATTATATTATTCATATATATTCAAACGAACCGATTGATGAAAAGTTGAATAATGGCATCCTGAGCAAAAGTGCAAATTACGCCATTGATCTTAAAATGACAGAAGCGGGAACTTTCCGGATCTCTGCAGATGTCATGGTTAACAATGACTCACAGGAAAGTTGGTCGGACATTGCGTTCTTCTTTGTGGTTAATGAAATGAATAGCGAGTCAAATGTTGCTGAAGTGAATTCAGTTAGTTCGGCTGGGGATCAGATGGACTATGAATTGAATAATGGTGTATTATTCATTGAACTTGAGTCAGATTTACTTCCAGGTAAACAACAGACGGTCTTGGTTGAATATAGCCTTACTATACCTGAAGACGGCTTGCGTTTAACTCGCTCCGATAACAATGTTTATCTGGCTCATTGGTATCCGATGCTTGCTGAATATGACGCTGGTTGGCGAGTCAATGATTATGATCCCAAAGGGGAATCTTATGAAACGGGCTATGGTGATTATGCAATCACTTACCGGCTGCCTGACGAGTACTTGATTGCCACTTCTGCTCCGGACGGGCCCGCACAAGCTAGTTCATCGGGAACCTTAACCGGAGCGGCCATCAAAGATTTCTACGCGGCGTTTTTGAATCCAGCCGATTGGCAAGTGGCAGAGCGCAAGTCAGGGGAGACAGAGCTTCGAGTGTTTGTGCCGGCGGAGTCCGCGATCTTGGAAGAAACGGCTGAACTGTCTGTTGAAGCATTTGCTTTTTTTGAACAAAATATTGGCGATTATCCGTTTGCTGAACTGGATTTGATCGCAAATGACGGCTATATGGAATATCCAAATATCGTCGAAGTCCCAATGGATAAAGCTTTGCTTGATTCAATTCTCGTGCACGAGATTGCGCATCAATGGTTTTATTATTTGGTCAGTAATGACCCTTACGAAAATGCTTGGCTAGATGAAAGTCTGACCGAATTCAGCACCGGCCTGTTCCTCAGCGATTATTATGGTGACGAAGACGGCGGTTTTCAAACCGCACAAGCATATAAAGCCTCCACTACGCCGAAACCGTATGCAGATTTGGCACTCGACGAATTCGATACAGCGGCTTATTATGCCACTATCTACGGGGAAGTGCCTTTGTTGCTGAAGGGCTTTTTCGATCAACAAGGCGGAAATGAGGCTGCATTGGAGTTTTTAGCGGCTTATTACGAAGAGTTCCAATTCCGTCGAGTGACAAAACAACAGTTCCGCGACTTTTTTGAAGGCTATTTCGAAGGCGATCAGCAGGAATTTTTAAACAGCTGGCTGCAATCCTGAATTTATAGGCACTTCGAAATGAAACAGCTGGCATAGGTTGACCAGGAACTGCCACGAGAATTTTAAATATTACATAAAAAAGAGGAAGCGCTAAACATTCAGCGTTTCCTCTTTTCTGTGTTTCGGTGTATGCCTTTTCTCCTGACAGAAATGAGTTTTAGGGAATCCAATATTTTCCTTTAAGCAGATAGATAGAGACTGTTCGAAATCTTGTAGGTATAAATTTTCAAATATAGCAAATAATCTGTAATCTCGTTGAATGTCCAAATTTACTTCGGTATACTAAATTTCATTAAGGTTGAGGAGGAAAAAATTTGAAGAAAAAATACATTATGCCTGTTATATTATCATCTGCACTCGTCGCCAGTTCGTTTACAGCGAGCACCGCGTTAGCAAATGGGCAATCTGAAAAAACGTGGAACGAAAACGCCCATGTCCCTGTATTCGTGAAAGAAAAAATCGCAGAGAAACGGTCTTCGAGCAATGCGTCGAATGCGCTTGATTATCTTGCGGAAAACGAGAAAAAGACTGGCTTGAAAAACCCGAAGAAAAACTTGCAGCAAAAAGCAGTGGAAAAAGACGATCTCGGCATGACGCATGTCCGCTTTAACCAGGCAGTCAACGGTATCCCGGTTGAAGGGGCGGAAGTGGTCGTTCACTACAACAGACAGGACGAATTGGTGTCCGTTAACGGAGCCCATTTCCCTGAAGCGTCCACGAGCAGCATCGACACGGCGCCGACTGTGAGCCTCGTCAAAGCCGTTCAAACAGCGAAAAACGCAGTTGAAGCACCAGAAGAGCTTGAGTATGCACCTGAATTGGAAGTCGTCGTTTATCCGTTTGAAGAAGAAAACCATTTAGCTTATAAGGTTAATGTGAACTTCATGGGGGATCAACCCGGCAACTGGTTTGTCTTTGTGGATGCGAAAAGCGGGGAAGTGATCGATCAGTATAATGCCATCATGCACGCTCAAGACATCCATCAATCGGTCGGCACCGGCGTACTTGGCGAACAGCGCAAAATCCACACGACCAAGACAAAAGAAGCTAAGGGAGGCACGACCTTCAGCTTGTCCGATGAGTCACATGAAGGCCTAGAAGGCATTTATACATTGGATGCAAATGACGGGGAGATTTTCACGAATCACAGCGCCTCGTGGAAAGATGAATACTTACGCCCGGCTGTAGATGCACATTTCAACTCCGAGCAAGTATATGAATATTTCCATGACGAACACGACCGCAACTCACTTGACGACAATGGAATGGCGATTATTTCCTATGTGCATTATGGAGAAAGCTATAATAATGCGTTCTGGAATGGCCGCTATATGACATACGGCGACGGCGATGGATCGTTCATGGTGCCATTGTCTGCGGGACTAGACGTAGCTGCGCATGAAATGACGCATGGCGTGATCTCCAATTCAGCGAATCTCCGGTACCGTTTTGAGTCAGGCGCGTTGAACGAATCCTTTGCAGACATTTTCGGCGTATTGGTAGATTCAGACGATTGGGAACTTGGTGAGGACATCATGGGTCCTGATGCCAAAGAAGACGGGAGAGTCTCACTGCGCAGCTTAAGCGACCCGAGCAAATATCCTGTCAAAGCGGATTATGTACCTTACGGAGATGGAGAAGGCAATTACCCTTCCCATATGGACGAATTCTATGATTTGCCAATCAATTTGGATAACGGCGGTGTCCATATCAATTCATCGATTACCAACCATGCCGCTTATTTGATCGGTGAAGAAATCGGCAAGGAAAAACTCGGCCAGATTTTCTACCGTGCGCTAACGGTCTATTTGACGCCAACTTCCAACTTCAGCGAAGCCCGAAAGCTAATTGTCCAATCGGCGGCTGACATCTACGGAGAAGGAAGCGCGGAAGAGAAAGCTACGGCAGATGGGTTTGATGAGGTCGGGATTTACGAATAAGATCAACACATACAGCATGCAAAGAGCCATTCCAAAATCTTTTGATTTTGGAATGGCTCTTATTTAATAGATGCTCTTTAAGCAAATCCTAAAAGTTTCATGATGCTCAAGATCAAGATGCCGACAACGCCGAAGTCAGAGTCGCCAAAGGTTGTTCCGGTAAATCCGATATCGCCCAACATTACTAAGAGGATGGCCGGGATAAAGCTGATGATCAACCCGTTGGCAAATGCGCCCGCCATGGCACCGCGCCGTCCGCCTGTGATGTTGCCGAAGACGCCGGCCGCAGCTCCTGTGAAGAAATGCGGGACCAAACCAGGGACGATGACGCTAAGTCCGAGAACCGGCAGGAAGAACATCGCCAACAAGCCAGCAAAAAAGCTAAACAAGAAACCGATGATAACTGCGTTTGGCGCAAAAGGGAAGACCGTTGGAACATCCAATGCCGGTTTGGTATTAGGAACCAATTTATCCGCAATCCCTTGGAAAGCAGGAACGATTTCAGCTATTAGCATTCTCACACCTGCAAGGATGATAAAGACGCCTGCCGCAAACGTGATTGCTTGAATGAAAGAAAAGACTAAGAAATTCGAACCGCCTGATAGTGTTGTTTCAATATAGTCCTGCCCAGCAAACAAAGCGACAACGAAGAAGAACAACACCATTGTCAACGAAACGGCTACAGAAGTGTCTCTCAAAAAGCCTAGTGATTTAGGGACTTTGATTTCTTCAGTCGTTTTTTCTTTATCGCCAACCAATTTCCCGACATTCGCAGAAACAAAATAGCCAATCGAGCCGAAATGTCCGACAGCGAAATCGTCGCTTCCCGTAATTTGACGTACATACGGCTGCAACAACGCTGGAAACAATACCATACACAAGCCCAAAATAATCGATCCTGTAATGATCAAAGGAGCGCCTTCAAGTCCGCCTACGGACAAGGTTACCGCTAATAGGCAGGCCATGAATAATGTATGGTGTCCGGTTAGGAAGATGAATTTAAACGGTGTGATGCGCGCCAACACAATATTGGTGACCATCCCGAATACCATAATCAATGCGGTAGAGGTCCCAAATTGGCTTTGGGCAGCAGCGACAATCGCTTCATTATTCGGGATGACGCCTTGTACGTTAAATGCATGATCGAACATATCCCCGAAGATATCCAACGAACCGATCAATACGGTCGCCCCAGCTCCGATGATGACGAAGCCCATTACTGTTTTCAGTGTGCCTGATACGACATCAGCACTGCTTTTACGCTGAAGCAGCAATCCCGCCAGCGCAAACAATCCGATCAGAATGGCTGGTGTTCCTAAAATGTCATTCATGATTACTTGTAACATAGTGGTTCCCCCTTAATGCCCGCCTTATGCGAAATGAGGCTCTAGTTTTGTTTTAATTTCAGGAATGCTCATCATGTTCTCTAGATTAATAATGGTACGATTGCCGTCTTCTAATTGGCTCATGATATCTGCAGCCCCGATAAAGAGATCAGCTTGCACCGATTTAGCTGAAGTCAGGTCAGTATGGTCGACTTCCGCTGTTTTCCCTAATTCTTTTAGCGCTTTCTTGACATTCAATTCCATAATAAAACTACTTCCTAATCCGTTTCCGCACACTACCATGATTTTCATTCTGTTTCCTCCTTAGAATATGTTTGGATGATTTCCAATAATTGTTCTTTGTCCGTGGCTTCGAGCATCCGTTGAATATTGGCAGGCTCGTTCAACAAGCTGGTCAATTGGATCAACGCACGCAAATGCGAATCGCTATCCGCTGCAGCTAACACAATAATTAATTGAACTGGCTTGTCTGGGGCGAAATCCACCGCTTTGTCGAGTTTCAATAAACTCATCGATAAAGACAGCACTCCTTCTTCAGGGCGTGCGTGGGGAATAGCGACGAGCGGAGTGATGACGACGTAAGGGCCGTTTTTTTCAATCGACTCCACCATCGCGGTAACATACTCTTCTTTAACGGTTCCTAATTCCACTAGCGGGCTAGAAGCGAGTTGAATTGCTTCTTGCCAAGTCGTAGCTTGCTGTTTCAATTGAAGGGTTTGGGTAGTCAATAGTTCTGCTAGCACGGGTTTCTCTGCCTCCTTTACTGCGTGTGTGGGGGTGCCTGCCTGTACATATAAGGTGGCGTGCAACTCCTTTTCCAATTGCTTCGGGTCATGGATCGTTGCGTGCTTGGAAATCAGCTCCATCAATCCGGCAACATCCGAGTCTGGAACTGTGTATCCATAGAGTTCCTGCATTACTTGCTTGTTCAAGCGCTGCTTGTCCCGCTCTTCCAAAATAGGGGGGACTACAAATAAAGTAGCGTCCGTGTTCAGAAAGACCGAAGAAAATACGAGATCGTAGTCCAATGGATATTCAGCCGTATCCCTCACAGACAGCACGTCCAAGAAAAGGATGGTCGGAAATAATTCCCTTAGCGTATAGTTCAGGATGTTGCTGACGCCAATGCCGTGCGGGCAAACGACTATGGCTTTTTTCCGGTCGTCCAGACGGGTTCCTTGCCTTTGCAGCCAGCCGCCGAAATAAATCGTGAAATAGGCTGCTTCGTCTTCCGGCAGTTGGAAGCCCAATTCGTTTTCCAGGATCCTCAAAGACTTGCGCGTCAAATGATGGAGTTCCGGATAAATCTTGGAAACCCGCTCCATCATCGGATTGACGTGAGGAAACCTGTACTTGATGCGGTAAAAAGCGGGTTTGAAATGGACGTACAATTGCTCGAAAAGCTGGTCTTTGTCTTGAAGGTGGACGAATGTCAGCCGCTCGAACTCTTCGGTGACGCGCTGCAAAAGCTCGCGGAACACTTGGTCGTCTTTCAAGGGCGAACGGTCTTTTGTCCGGTTCATGCTGACCAAATGCAAAGTGGCATAGAGTTTTTCGGTCTGGCTCCAAGTGGATTGAAAAGCGGCTGTCCCGATCATCGCATCGATCAACACATATTCTTTCGTTTCTGCGAAGGGGAGCCAGCTCGGATCTTGATCAAGTTCTTCTCCTTTGCCGATCAACTGGTCGGTGGAAAAGAAAAGGTAGGCCAGTTCGTACAGGCGTTCATCGGTAAAGATGATGCCCAATTGCTGTTCCATGTTTTCTAACTGGTCATGAATGGCTGTGATGCGTTCGTCAAACTCACTCCAGATGCATTGCGTAATCATTTGGCTGTTGGAGCCATTCAACACCTCATGAAGCAATTGCTCGATGACGAACCGTTTGATCCGGCTGTTGCCAGTAATGATGTAACCGGATTGCTTGGAGTAACGGATGGTCAATCCCATCTCTTGTGCCTGTTCTTTTAAACGCTGAAGATCATTCAATACGGTATTTCGTGAAACTCCCGTGGCGGATTGAAAATGAAATACGGACAAGGTTTCTTGGCTCAACAGAATCATCAAGTAAATAACTTGTTCCCGGTCCTTCTCAGAAAAAATATAGCTCCGTTTGGTCAACTTGACGGTGATCGAAGCGTCTGCAATCTTATCTGATAAGAAATAACCGAGATCCCGTTTGTACTGCACAGGAGCGTAGTCATTCGATTCGAGCCAGTCGTTAACCTTATTCAAACTGTACTGAATCTGCCTGCGTGTCAGTCCTGTTTGTTGTTCCATTTCATTCATTGAAGGAATCGATGAATGCTGCAAGAGCTTTAGCAAACTAGCACTTCTTTCATCTAAAAACATCTTTTGTTCCTCCCTTATCTCTACACTATTCGAATTATTTGATGAAATCTATCTTTTCTCAGTCCCAATCTTGTTGCTCTTGCTGCACAATACTGTACTGTACTTTGGCAGTTGGGGCTAGAGATTTTTGGATTGAAGACAGAAAAACTGTCCGGAGTGATTGCGGCTGCTGGCGAGCAGCGTCATCAGCTGAGATGGAATTCGGCCGTTCTTGCATTCCATGTAATGATTGCTGTTGGCTCTTGATTGTTAAACGGCCACTTGGAGATAGAACAACCAGTAGTTGAGATAATTGGTTAAATAATTAAAATATTCTTTCAATACTATTGATTTATTTTGAAAGCGCTTTTATAATTACTCATATAACATTTGTGCTTAGTTAGAACAAATGTAAAAAGCTAGGGGGTGTTGAGTTTGTGGGGGTGGTTTATCGTTGTGTTCGCGGGGATATGGATCCTTCAGATTTTGATGACCAAAATGCAATTGAGAAATTACCAGGTAACATTAAAGAAAATGAGCAACAGGCCTTCGGGATATCTCGGGGTCGGCATACAAAAACAAAAATTAGGTATCGGTGTGATTGCCATATTGGTAACAGATGAGGCAGGATCCCTGATCGAGAGCCAGCTCATGAAAGGTGTGACGGTATTTAGCCGTTTTGAGGATTTTCCCAAATTCAATGGGATGCATATCGAATCCCTAAAAGAGAAATTGGATGAAGAATCTGATGGCAAAGCGTTCAAGATGGCGATTGAAAAAATCGAAACGCAAATGGGCAAGAAAACAAATCTGGCAATCTAAGGAGGAAAAAGGATGGATTTTTTAGTTTCGCTCGCTGAAGGCTTTATTGGAATGTTTCAAGCCGGTGCAGATACATTTACAGGGCTTGTTACAGGAATCATTCCATTATTAATCGTGTTGATCACAGCGATCAATGCACTGATCCGTTTAATCGGGGAAGAACGCATCAATCGCTTGGCTGCAAAAAGCACAAAAAATATTATTCTGCGCTACACCATATTTCCGGTATTGGCCGTGTTCTTTTTGACCAATCCAATGGCTTACACATTCGGTAAATTCTTGCCGGAAAAACAAAAGCCGGCTTTTTACGATTCTGCTGTATCGTTTGTCCATCCAATTACCGGATTATTCCCCCACGCCAACCCAGCTGAGTTATTCGTCTATCTCGGCATCGCAGCGGGAATCACTGAATTGGGCTTGTCCCTTGGGCCACTCGCAATCCGTTTCTTTTTGGTTGGAATTATCGTGATTCTGATGCGTGGAATCGTTACGGAAATCATTACGGTTCGCATGATGAAAGCAAAAGGAATGGAAGTGTAATTGCTGAAAGTGGTTAATTGAAAAGGGGGAAGCAAAATGGCAGACAATCAAACACCATTAAACTTTAAAGCGATTTCCGTGACGAAAGGCCGAGGAGGCTGGGGCGGTCCACTCACAATACGACCGAACGAGACCCAACGGTATATCGTCTCTGTAACGGGAGGTGGAATTCATCCCGTCGCAGAGGAAATTGCCCGTTTAACGGGGGCTGAAGCGGTAGATGGATTCAAATCTTCGTATCCGAAAGAAACAATGGCTTGTGTCATCATTGACTGCGGTGGGACAGCACGCTGTGGGGTTTACCCGAAAATGAATATTTTAACGATCAATGTAAACGCAACGTCCCCATCCGGGCCATTGATGAAATTCATCAATGAAGAAAATTTTGTGTCCGGTGTGACGGTTTCAGATATCAGTGCGGAAGCAGCACCTTATGAAGACCAAAATGAAGTGAAAGAAGCAGCAGATAAAACGGTTGCACCAGCAGCCCGTAAAACACCACAGGAATTGAAAGAAGAAGCCAGAAGAAAAGTGGCGGCGAACAGTACAGGCGAACCTAAAAAAATGAACATCGTGGAACGGGTCGGCCGAGGTGCCGGGAAAGTCGTCGGCGTACTCTACCAAGCGGGACGCGAAACAATCGATCAAGTCATCAAGAATATTTTGCCGTTCATGGCATTTGTCAGTATGTTAATCGGAATCATAACTTTCACCGGAATCGGTGACATCATCGCAAATTTCGTCACCCCGCTTGCCGGTAATTTTGTAGGCTTGCTTATCCTCTCGGTCATCTGTTCGTTGCCGATTCTGTCTCCCTTACTCGGGCCCGGTGCTGTTATTGCCCAAGTAGTCGGAGTTTTGGTCGGTGTTGAAATCGGGCGCGGCAATATCCCACCCGAATTAGCACTCCCAGCATTGTTTGCAATCAACCCACAAGTTGGGGCTGACTTTGTCCCGGTCGGGTTGACTCTTGGAGAAGCAGAACCGGAAACCATCGAGGTCGGTGTCCCGGCTGTCTTGATTTCCCGTTTGATCACAGGGCCTTTGGCTGTTGTCATCGCCTATCTACTAAGCTTTGGAATGTACTAAAAAAAGGATTGGGTGAGAGTGAAGATGATAAAAAAATACGAAGCTAAAATTACAGAAATTGGGGAAGAGGTAGAATTGTTCGCAGATGAGCAGATGATGGTCATATTTAACAATACCGTCCCAGAAGAATTGCGGTCATTTGCGGTGATTCACGAAAAAGCAGAACTGCTTGAAGGTGTGGAGGCAGGAGATGTTCTAGAAATTAACGGCGAACGCTTTGAAATCCTTTATGTTGGCAACAAAGTAAATGATACGCTCCGAGATCTTGGCCATTGCACTATTTCGTTTTCAGGCGAAGCCGAAGCGAATCTTCCGGGAACAATGTGTGTAGAAAAAACCCCTCTGCCCGAACTGGCATTGGGAGCCGAAATTTGTATACTAAAAGCCTGACAAAGAGGAGACTGAAGCATGCTGGGTATCAATAGAAAGCTTGAAGAAATGGAAACAAACGGAGACATCATTAAAGTCGGGCTCGTGGGTGCTGGCCAAATGGGGAGAGGCATGGTTTCACAAATTGAAAATATGTCGGGCATGCGCGTGGTTTTAACAGCAGATATCCAACTCGATAATGTAGTAAATGCTTACGTAAAAGCGGGTATCGCGGATGCTGATATCGTCAAAACAACTGACGCAGAGGAAGCGGCAGCAGCGATTCAATCCGGTAAAGTAGTGGCAACGACAGACGCGCGCTTGGTCACATCATCCACGGCAGTAGATGTAGTGGTCGATGCTACCGGTGTTCCCGACATCGGTGCCAAGATCGCCTGGGACGCTATTTTAAATAGAAAACATATCGTGATGTTGAACGTGGAAGCGGATGTAACAATTGGGCCGTTATTGAAGAAGATGGCTGATGCCAGTGGCGTGGTTTATACGGGCACCGCCGGCGATGAACCTGGCGCTATTATGGAATTATACGATTTTGCGGATGCACTCGGTTTTGAAGTCGTCGCCTTAGGAAAAGGGAAAAACAATCCATTGAATTTGGCAGCGAACCCTGACACCGCAGCGGACGAAGCGGCGCGAAAAGGCGCAAGTGCGAAAATGCTGGCTTCATTCCAGGACGGCACAAAGACGATGGTTGAAATGACCGCTGTCGCCAATGCCACAGGATTTCTTCCAGACACCCCAGGGATGCATGGGTTCGTAAGTGATGTCAAAGGGCTTCCGGAAATCTTTCAATTGAAAGAAGACGGCGGACAAGTCAGCAAGAAGAAAATCGTCGAATACATTAACGGTGTCGCCCCAGGCGTATTTGCGATCATTGCCTCGGAAAAAGAGGAAGTTAACCACGAGATGCAGTACTTGAGCATGGGGGCTGGGCCCAATTATGTGCTATATCGTCCCTATCATTTGACCAGCTTGGAGACTCCCATTTCGATCGCGCGCGCCTTTATCTACAACGAAGCCACGATTGCCCCTTGGAAAGGACTTCAAGCGGAAACCGTAACGGTGGCCAAAACCGATCTCCAAGAAGGCCAATTTCTCGATAGTATAGGAGGATTCACGGTTTATGGCCACATCTTGTCAGCAGAAGATGCGAAACAACAAAACGCCTTGCCATTAGGTTTGGTCGACCGCCATGTTCAGTTAAAGCGTTCCGTCAAAAAAGGAAATATCGTCACATACGACGATGTAATACAAACGAAGGAGTCGACCATTTGGCGATTGCGTCGCATACAGGACGAAACCTTTGCGAAAAGGCTGTAAAAGAAAGTTTAAAACGAACATCCAGTAATCAAAATCGTTTGAATGGTACTAGACAAAGGCTCTAAATCACTGTAGAGGCATGTTCACTACCAAAATGAGAAGGTGTTTTAATATGAAAGTGAAAAAGATGGAAGCTGGCTTATATTGTGTTCATTGCAGAGAGGAAGTCAATCACGAGATTACGTATATTAACGATGACATTAAACGCATTCGCTGCATGGAATGCGGCCGGACAATCGAAATGAATATGGACCTCAGGAAAGAGTTCTATAAGGAATTGTACGAACGCATATCGACAAAGCCGACGCGTGTGACGAAAGAGTACAAGGAAGATCTCAGCCATTTGTTGCTATCGTTTCCTTTTAGAGCCATCAAAAAGCCGTACCGTGTACTAAAAGAAGTGCATTCATCCCGAAGAGTTATAAACACCTATAAATTGAAAAAAAATAACAAGTCACAAAGTAAAGGGTCGAACTTCTGAAACATCAAGAAGTCTGGCCCTTTTGTTCTTGACGAATAATCAGAAAAGACTTATAATTTTACATATGTTACGAGTTAGAACAAATGTAAAAAGGGGGATTATCAATGACACAACTCATCAATATTCCGGCACAGCTCAAGAAAACGGACTTAACGCATTTATTAAAGCAAATGTGGCAAATTCGATTTTTCGAAGAGAAGGTCGATGAATTCTTCGCCAAGGGCATGATCCATGGAACTACGCATCTAGCAGTCGGGCAGGAAGCTTCGGCAGTGGGTTCAATTGCTGTTTTACAAGAACGCGACAAGATCACGAGCACGCATCGAGGTCACGGACACTGCATTGCTAAAGGCGCGGAAGTGAATCGGATGATGGCTGAGTTATTCGGGCGCACCACAGGTTATTGCAAAGGCAAAGGGGGCTCGATGCATATTGCAGATGTCGATAAAGGCAATCTGGGGGCAAACGGCATTGTCGGAGGCGGCTTTGCGATTGCGACGGGTGCCGCTCTG
This is a stretch of genomic DNA from Planococcus maritimus. It encodes these proteins:
- a CDS encoding M1 family metallopeptidase, which gives rise to MNNGILSKSANYAIDLKMTEAGTFRISADVMVNNDSQESWSDIAFFFVVNEMNSESNVAEVNSVSSAGDQMDYELNNGVLFIELESDLLPGKQQTVLVEYSLTIPEDGLRLTRSDNNVYLAHWYPMLAEYDAGWRVNDYDPKGESYETGYGDYAITYRLPDEYLIATSAPDGPAQASSSGTLTGAAIKDFYAAFLNPADWQVAERKSGETELRVFVPAESAILEETAELSVEAFAFFEQNIGDYPFAELDLIANDGYMEYPNIVEVPMDKALLDSILVHEIAHQWFYYLVSNDPYENAWLDESLTEFSTGLFLSDYYGDEDGGFQTAQAYKASTTPKPYADLALDEFDTAAYYATIYGEVPLLLKGFFDQQGGNEAALEFLAAYYEEFQFRRVTKQQFRDFFEGYFEGDQQEFLNSWLQS
- a CDS encoding PTS ascorbate transporter subunit IIC, translated to MLQVIMNDILGTPAILIGLFALAGLLLQRKSSADVVSGTLKTVMGFVIIGAGATVLIGSLDIFGDMFDHAFNVQGVIPNNEAIVAAAQSQFGTSTALIMVFGMVTNIVLARITPFKFIFLTGHHTLFMACLLAVTLSVGGLEGAPLIITGSIILGLCMVLFPALLQPYVRQITGSDDFAVGHFGSIGYFVSANVGKLVGDKEKTTEEIKVPKSLGFLRDTSVAVSLTMVLFFFVVALFAGQDYIETTLSGGSNFLVFSFIQAITFAAGVFIILAGVRMLIAEIVPAFQGIADKLVPNTKPALDVPTVFPFAPNAVIIGFLFSFFAGLLAMFFLPVLGLSVIVPGLVPHFFTGAAAGVFGNITGGRRGAMAGAFANGLIISFIPAILLVMLGDIGFTGTTFGDSDFGVVGILILSIMKLLGFA
- a CDS encoding PTS sugar transporter subunit IIB → MKIMVVCGNGLGSSFIMELNVKKALKELGKTAEVDHTDLTSAKSVQADLFIGAADIMSQLEDGNRTIINLENMMSIPEIKTKLEPHFA
- a CDS encoding M4 family metallopeptidase, with amino-acid sequence MKKKYIMPVILSSALVASSFTASTALANGQSEKTWNENAHVPVFVKEKIAEKRSSSNASNALDYLAENEKKTGLKNPKKNLQQKAVEKDDLGMTHVRFNQAVNGIPVEGAEVVVHYNRQDELVSVNGAHFPEASTSSIDTAPTVSLVKAVQTAKNAVEAPEELEYAPELEVVVYPFEEENHLAYKVNVNFMGDQPGNWFVFVDAKSGEVIDQYNAIMHAQDIHQSVGTGVLGEQRKIHTTKTKEAKGGTTFSLSDESHEGLEGIYTLDANDGEIFTNHSASWKDEYLRPAVDAHFNSEQVYEYFHDEHDRNSLDDNGMAIISYVHYGESYNNAFWNGRYMTYGDGDGSFMVPLSAGLDVAAHEMTHGVISNSANLRYRFESGALNESFADIFGVLVDSDDWELGEDIMGPDAKEDGRVSLRSLSDPSKYPVKADYVPYGDGEGNYPSHMDEFYDLPINLDNGGVHINSSITNHAAYLIGEEIGKEKLGQIFYRALTVYLTPTSNFSEARKLIVQSAADIYGEGSAEEKATADGFDEVGIYE
- a CDS encoding NAD(P)H-binding protein, which gives rise to MHALVIGATGATGKDLVEQLMKDDSFEKVDVFARRPLDIQHDKLTVRVIDFDQPEEWRNLVTGDVLFSSLGTTIKAAGSKEAQWKVDYGYQYEFAKAAKENGVERFVLVSAEFANPKARSFYSKMKGQLEEAVKELGFPKLSILKPPILKRKGSDRTLEVLGLKIIQLVNKAGLLRSQQPLPTEVLAQAMINSAKQITSNREFLIGKAIRNRAEFYE
- a CDS encoding DUF2691 family protein gives rise to the protein MFRGISFELPNDYGSFLKDILQPVNVQSFNWHIDNIETYTASNDRANGELFPQNGTILEGFKLKEAIETEKVYVIFAELRAFQGAVTSHPQTYEEFAASDCQLVLLIADTIYTTIYCKDQTMLLALYENGRSFGFRNLAYINEQNDSRTRLSVW